A portion of the Punica granatum isolate Tunisia-2019 chromosome 7, ASM765513v2, whole genome shotgun sequence genome contains these proteins:
- the LOC116214978 gene encoding BAG family molecular chaperone regulator 2-like, translating into MMKRRSAPDVYGRMVDSSATTSSAVASGPRVDEEVEWEMRPGGMLVQQRSMSTDVSVPNLRLRVTHGAIRLEISVNSQATFGEVKKLLAAETGLQPVEQRLIFRGRERENREYLDICGVKDRSKVILVQDPASIERRFIEMRRNAKIQSAHRAVSDVSVEVDQLTEQVSSIEKSIANGNKVPEVQIATLTEMLMRQAIKLDSISAEGDVVSLKNIQEKRIQECVEILDVLKLSNARVKPVIVTTKWETFDTPLQNNNQIKATQWDNSSLIDL; encoded by the exons ATGATGAAGAGGAGGTCGGCGCCTGATGTTTATGGCCGGATGGTGGACAGCTCCGCCACCACTTCGTCGGCTGTAGCCTCGGGCCCTAGAGTAGACGAGGAGGTGGAGTGGGAGATGAGGCCCGGAGGAATGCTGGTTCAGCAGAGAAGCATGTCCACCGACGTCTCCGTCCCGAATCTCCGGCTGAGAGTCACCCATGGCGCAATCAGGCTCGAGATCTCCGTGAACTCACAGGCCACTTTCG GGGAGGTTAAGAAGCTTCTAGCGGCGGAGACGGGTCTACAGCCGGTGGAGCAGAGGCTAATATTtcgagggagggagagagaaaacAGAGAGTACCTAGACATATGTGGGGTCAAGGACCGGTCAAAGGTGATACTAGTCCAGGACCCTGCCAGCATAGAGCGTCGGTTCATAGAGATGCGACGCAATGCCAAGATCCAGTCCGCCCACCGCGCTGTATCCGACGTCTCAGTTGAGGTGGATCAGCTTACGGAACAG GTTTCCTCGATAGAAAAATCAATTGCAAATGGAAACAAGGTTCCCGAAGTTCAGATCGCAACTCTCACTGAGATGCTCATGAGACAAGCAATCAAGCTCGATAGCATTTCCGCTGAGGGAGATGTTGTTTCCCTTAAGAACATACAA GAAAAAAGAATCCAAGAGTGTGTTGAAattctcgatgttttgaagttATCGAATGCAAGAGTAAAGCCCGTGATTGTCACGACGAAGTGGGAGACGTTTGATACTCCTCTACAAAATAACAACCAGATCAAAGCAACCCAATGGGACAATAGTTCTCTAATTGatctttaa